One genomic window of Salvelinus alpinus chromosome 17, SLU_Salpinus.1, whole genome shotgun sequence includes the following:
- the LOC139542548 gene encoding SAM pointed domain-containing Ets transcription factor-like: MGSPGCDRVGSTVPLPLMSFNDYPYSVSALRAWEEEDTKPPRGLISVPKHTASERSLQGVFLPCSDMLLTEDSLWLLKKKEAAPPEPPCKHLEQCPVIDSQGMGVGLGLEVPSGLEGQVEERCLEQVQSIVLGEVMKDIETACKLLNITPEPMEWNCGNVQKWLLWTEHLYRLPQVGKVFQELSGKDLCSMTEEDFRQRSMQCGDLLFAHLDIWRSAACMKECCTPGDTKLHGAEETCPEADSSCSSQPIHLWQFLRQLLLKPHNYGRCIRWLNKEKGIFKIENSAHVARLWGLRKNRPAMNYDKLSRSIRQYYKKGIIRKPDVSQRLVYQFVHPV, encoded by the exons ATGGGGAGTCCAGGCTGTGACCGTGTGGGGAGCACAGTGCCCCTTCCCCTGATGAGTTTCAATGACTACCCCTACAGTGTGTCTGCCCTGAGGGCCTGGGAGGAGGAGGACACCAAGCCGCCCCGTGGACTGATAAGTGTGCCTAAACACACCGCTTCTGAACGCAGCCTGCAAGGGGTGTTCCTGCCCTGCTCTGACATGCTCCTCACTGAAGACAGCTTGTGGCTGTTGAAGAAGAAAGAGGCAGCACCCCCTGAGCCCCCCTGTAAGCACCTGGAGCAGTGCCCTGTCATCGACAGCCAGGGCATGGGGGTGGGCCTGGGATTGGAGGTCCCCTCTGGGCTAGAGGGACAGGTGGAAGAACGCTGTCTAGAGCAGGTCCAGAGCATTGTCTTGGGAGAGGTAATGAAGGACATAGAGACCGCCTGCAAGCTGCTCAACATTACCCCAG AACCCATGGAGTGGAACTGTGGGAACGTCCAGAAGTGGCTGCTGTGGACAGAGCACCTGTACAGACTACCCCAGGTGGGAAAGGTGTTCCAGGAGCTCAGTGGGAAGGACCTGTGCTCCATGACAGAGGAGGACTTCAGGCAGCGCTCAATGCAATGTGGAGACCTGCTGTTTGCTCACCTGGACATCTGGAGATCAG cTGCGTGCATGAAGGAGTGTTGCACACCAGGAGATACCAAGTTACATGGTGCTGAGGAGACGTGTCCAGAGGCTGACTCATCCTGCTCAAGCCAGCCCATCCACCTGTGGCAGTTCCTTAGACAGCTGCTCCTCAAGCCACACAACTATGGACGCTGCATCCGCTGGCTCAACAAGGAGAAAG GTATCTTCAAAATCGAAAACTCGGCTCATGTAGCCAGGTTATGGGGCCTCAGAAAGAACCGTCCAGCTATGAACTACGACAAGCTGAGTCGCTCTATCCGACAGTACTACAAGAAGGGCATCATCCGCAAGCCTGATGTGTCCCAGAGACTGGTCTATCAGTTTGTCCACCCTGTATGA